Proteins encoded together in one Olsenella timonensis window:
- the rsmG gene encoding 16S rRNA (guanine(527)-N(7))-methyltransferase RsmG, with amino-acid sequence MDQALVRQLASELSGYGIDVREEQAILLVRYLDLVIEKNKVVNLTRITQPSEAVTLHLVDSILPLASDCLHLDEEASLLDMGTGAGFPGVPIAVLTGARSTLVDSVRKKTDAVSEFVHELGIENVIARHARLEDLAREMPASQDVVFARALARTNILMEYATPFLRKNGLLVVEKARPDDDELREAQRAARICGLKLVSRETYELPHQLGHREILFYQKVRAASIKLPRRIGLARSQPLGL; translated from the coding sequence ATGGATCAGGCTCTCGTTCGGCAGTTGGCTAGCGAGCTCTCTGGCTATGGTATCGATGTTCGTGAGGAGCAGGCCATCCTCCTTGTACGCTACCTTGACCTTGTCATCGAGAAGAACAAGGTGGTCAATCTTACGAGAATTACCCAGCCATCGGAGGCAGTGACGCTGCATCTTGTTGACTCGATCCTTCCTCTTGCCTCTGACTGTCTCCATCTTGACGAGGAGGCGTCACTGCTTGATATGGGAACCGGTGCCGGATTTCCAGGTGTTCCGATTGCTGTGCTGACGGGAGCAAGGTCCACGCTGGTTGATTCCGTACGCAAGAAGACGGATGCGGTCTCAGAGTTTGTTCACGAGCTTGGGATTGAGAACGTCATCGCTCGCCATGCTCGTCTCGAAGACCTTGCCCGAGAGATGCCAGCCTCGCAGGATGTCGTTTTCGCTCGCGCTCTTGCTCGTACGAACATTCTTATGGAATATGCGACCCCCTTCCTCAGGAAGAATGGTCTGCTGGTCGTTGAGAAGGCACGACCCGACGACGATGAGCTTCGTGAGGCTCAGCGTGCTGCAAGGATTTGTGGACTCAAGCTTGTTTCACGTGAAACATACGAACTTCCTCATCAACTCGGCCACAGAGAGATTCTGTTCTATCAGAAGGTCCGTGCTGCAAGCATCAAGCTGCCACGGCGTATCGGTCTGGCTAGGTCCCAACCGTTAGGGCTATAG
- a CDS encoding YidC/Oxa1 family membrane protein insertase, with amino-acid sequence MWEWFINFLTAVLAGIEGLVGDWGLAVIILTVIVRLILTPLMAHSTRSTARMQVMQPKLQEIQERYADDPTRQAEELRKVYAEMKFNPLGGCLPIFLQMPIFFGLFSVVRAVPADASFYGILPSIATSCSTMVAESGWLAAAPYIVFDILFGVLTFIPMVLNTSMQDSSQRTQTMTMGGVMAVMMLMFGWGVPAAVLLYYVTSSLWQVVQQRLITQRVIEKAKAEAEAEAANRPVEVDVVRREKKPRPHKKN; translated from the coding sequence ATGTGGGAATGGTTTATTAACTTCCTGACCGCGGTGCTCGCGGGCATCGAGGGGCTTGTCGGCGACTGGGGCCTGGCGGTGATCATCCTCACCGTGATCGTGCGCCTCATCCTCACCCCGCTCATGGCCCACTCGACCCGCTCGACGGCGCGCATGCAGGTCATGCAGCCCAAGCTGCAGGAGATTCAGGAGCGCTACGCCGATGATCCCACGCGCCAGGCGGAGGAGCTGCGCAAGGTCTACGCCGAGATGAAGTTCAACCCGCTCGGCGGCTGTCTGCCGATCTTCCTGCAGATGCCGATCTTCTTCGGCCTCTTCTCCGTCGTGCGCGCCGTCCCCGCGGACGCCTCCTTCTACGGCATCCTCCCGTCGATCGCCACGTCCTGCTCCACCATGGTCGCGGAGAGCGGCTGGCTCGCCGCGGCGCCCTACATCGTCTTTGACATCCTCTTCGGCGTGCTGACCTTCATCCCCATGGTGCTCAACACCTCGATGCAGGACTCCTCGCAGCGTACGCAGACGATGACTATGGGCGGTGTCATGGCCGTCATGATGCTCATGTTCGGCTGGGGCGTTCCCGCTGCCGTGCTGCTGTACTACGTGACCTCGTCGCTCTGGCAGGTCGTCCAGCAGCGCCTCATCACGCAGCGCGTCATCGAGAAGGCCAAGGCGGAGGCCGAGGCCGAGGCGGCGAACCGTCCGGTCGAGGTTGACGTCGTGCGTCGGGAAAAGAAGCCCCGCCCGCACAAGAAGAACTAA
- a CDS encoding WYL domain-containing protein, producing the protein MSPRAGRAGRPGSLDEARELVALAASLSEEGDSLSVDAVAERLGVSHERAEKLVGLVLSSTLVEGAGLPLAEDGECLTLVGAVGAHGRRLRLTRDESLALAAALERLGVPGDDPLRGALEGSLSTPPVDERLVRLLMAGESGTGGLAATLAACGRALAGRRELSFDYRKPDDAEAARRRVAPLGLRGDDGAWLLDAYDLDRGGERTFRVDRMADTRIGASLPHDRPPRAEGSAHMVRLTFGDERYLDLLAWHDLRVTTEPGTVPVEAETPYYGGSWLPRMVAACGGTVRCDDAEVMGRAKAYAREQLSRPCDEETNEGAPEDGALTRGSRARS; encoded by the coding sequence ATGAGTCCTAGGGCAGGGCGAGCGGGCAGGCCGGGCTCGCTCGACGAGGCGCGCGAGCTCGTCGCCCTTGCGGCGAGCCTCAGCGAGGAGGGGGACTCCCTCAGCGTCGACGCCGTGGCGGAGCGCCTGGGCGTGAGCCACGAGCGTGCCGAGAAGCTCGTCGGCCTGGTCCTCTCGTCGACGCTCGTGGAGGGAGCGGGGCTGCCGCTCGCCGAGGACGGCGAGTGCCTCACGCTCGTGGGGGCGGTCGGCGCCCACGGTCGGCGCCTCAGGCTCACCCGCGACGAGTCGCTCGCCCTCGCGGCCGCGCTCGAGCGGCTCGGGGTGCCGGGGGACGACCCCCTGCGCGGCGCGCTCGAGGGATCGCTCTCGACGCCCCCGGTCGACGAGCGCCTGGTCCGCCTCCTCATGGCCGGCGAGAGCGGGACCGGCGGGCTTGCCGCAACGCTCGCGGCGTGCGGCAGGGCGCTGGCGGGGCGCCGCGAGCTCTCCTTCGACTACCGCAAGCCCGACGACGCCGAGGCCGCGCGTCGCCGGGTGGCGCCCCTCGGGCTCAGGGGCGACGACGGCGCCTGGCTTCTGGACGCCTACGACCTCGACCGCGGCGGCGAGCGCACCTTCCGCGTCGACCGCATGGCCGACACGAGGATCGGCGCGAGCCTGCCGCACGACCGGCCCCCGCGCGCCGAGGGGAGCGCGCACATGGTTCGCCTGACGTTTGGGGACGAGCGCTATCTCGACCTCCTCGCCTGGCACGACCTGCGCGTGACCACGGAGCCGGGGACGGTTCCCGTGGAGGCGGAGACCCCCTACTACGGGGGCTCGTGGCTACCGCGCATGGTCGCCGCCTGCGGTGGGACGGTGCGATGCGACGACGCCGAGGTCATGGGGCGGGCCAAGGCGTATGCCCGCGAGCAGCTCTCCCGCCCCTGCGACGAGGAGACGAACGAGGGCGCTCCGGAGGACGGCGCCCTCACTCGTGGCTCGCGCGCCAGATCCTGA
- a CDS encoding R3H domain-containing nucleic acid-binding protein: MSGEELENTTDLVEDEFSSIREHFEAGEELTDEEMDKIADLAVSYLRSILALFGETESSIDEYDGENGELILDVNGGDLAVLIGRHGRTLDALQMVLTSLMSSRIKFYYPIVVDIEGYKSRRRKKIEDIARSAAARAKDRGGKVTLSPMNAYERRIVHLTLREDEGVVTHSEGEDPERRVVVTAVR, encoded by the coding sequence ATGTCTGGGGAAGAGCTGGAGAACACGACGGACCTCGTCGAGGACGAGTTCTCTTCCATTCGTGAACACTTTGAGGCTGGTGAGGAGCTTACCGACGAGGAGATGGACAAGATCGCCGACCTCGCCGTGAGCTACCTTCGGAGCATCCTTGCGCTCTTCGGCGAGACCGAGTCCTCCATCGACGAGTACGACGGCGAGAACGGCGAGCTCATTCTTGACGTGAACGGCGGCGACCTCGCGGTTCTTATCGGTCGTCACGGTAGGACACTTGACGCCCTTCAGATGGTGCTCACCTCTCTGATGAGCAGTCGGATCAAGTTCTACTATCCGATCGTCGTCGACATCGAGGGGTATAAGTCGCGTCGTCGCAAGAAGATTGAAGACATCGCCCGCAGCGCCGCCGCCCGTGCCAAGGATCGTGGGGGCAAGGTCACCCTCTCTCCTATGAATGCCTACGAGCGTCGTATCGTTCACCTCACGCTTCGTGAGGACGAGGGCGTGGTCACGCACTCCGAGGGCGAGGATCCCGAGCGTCGCGTGGTTGTCACTGCGGTTCGATAA
- a CDS encoding YafY family protein has product MRLTRDDERARRICSLALDFMSATRPIPSSEIARAHYPGLSADSFRRAFSRDRELLASCGVTVVERRRDVGESLWAADEEASFARGAELAPTDAAALELACRPLVDDPSFPLADELRLALAKLSRAFSETLAVVRAPGEGASRELGTLRGCLARGVAVHAAYVDARGRRSERTLAPYGFFSLRGSLYLVAERLDNKGEPTGAVRTYRVDRFEDARPVDGMRFSVPDDFSVGDWRRLPFQMGPTTYTARLVVPDEREADVRRAAGAQGVFARADGRLTWEVDVSDESAAASWAVAMGVRPLGPASLARAWRSTLEGAVGDES; this is encoded by the coding sequence GTGAGGCTCACGCGCGACGACGAGAGGGCGAGAAGAATCTGCTCCCTCGCGCTCGACTTCATGAGTGCGACGAGGCCCATCCCCTCGTCGGAGATCGCCCGAGCACACTACCCGGGGCTCTCCGCCGACAGCTTCAGGAGGGCGTTCTCGCGCGATCGCGAGCTGCTCGCCAGCTGCGGGGTCACGGTCGTCGAGCGACGACGGGACGTCGGCGAGTCGCTGTGGGCAGCCGACGAGGAGGCCTCGTTCGCGCGGGGCGCCGAGCTCGCCCCGACGGACGCCGCCGCCCTCGAGCTGGCGTGCCGGCCCCTCGTGGACGATCCGTCGTTCCCGCTCGCGGACGAGCTGCGGCTCGCGCTCGCCAAGCTCTCCCGCGCCTTCTCCGAGACCCTCGCGGTGGTCAGGGCGCCCGGTGAAGGAGCCTCCCGCGAGCTCGGGACGCTGCGCGGGTGCCTGGCGCGCGGGGTCGCCGTCCACGCAGCCTACGTCGACGCCCGGGGCCGCCGGTCGGAGCGCACCCTCGCCCCCTACGGGTTCTTCTCGCTCAGGGGGTCCCTGTACCTCGTCGCCGAGCGGCTCGACAACAAGGGCGAGCCGACCGGCGCCGTCAGGACCTACCGCGTCGACCGGTTCGAGGACGCGAGGCCGGTCGACGGCATGCGCTTCTCGGTCCCCGACGACTTCTCGGTGGGCGACTGGCGGCGCCTCCCGTTCCAGATGGGGCCGACCACCTACACGGCGCGGCTCGTAGTGCCCGACGAGCGCGAGGCAGACGTCCGGCGGGCGGCCGGCGCGCAGGGGGTCTTTGCGCGCGCAGACGGGCGGCTGACCTGGGAGGTCGACGTCAGCGACGAGTCGGCGGCGGCGAGCTGGGCCGTCGCGATGGGCGTGCGGCCCCTCGGGCCGGCGTCGCTCGCCCGGGCCTGGCGGTCAACGCTCGAGGGGGCGGTCGGCGATGAGTCCTAG
- a CDS encoding D-alanine--D-alanine ligase codes for MDREQLLEKRIAVIGGGWSDEREISLSSARECHRALLDAGFKTVDLLDLSARDLVGRLMGGGYDVAFVALHGRFGEDGSIQGLLDILHIPYTFSGVAASAAAAEKQIAKAVFKEAGIPVPDGVDLPAGVELSERGLDSLIERLGLPLFVKPAANGSSFGVTRVTERGELAEAIRLAGSEGGRVLVESCVEGVEITVPVLGNADAHALPVVEIVTGAEFYDLKVKYEPSSLHHVIPARLEPGVYARAQELAVRAHHALGCRGCSRSDFIVRADGTPVILETNTIPGMTASSLLPDSARHGGIEFPELCARFVEYALEDDEKSS; via the coding sequence ATGGACAGAGAGCAGCTGCTGGAGAAGCGCATCGCGGTGATCGGGGGAGGCTGGTCGGACGAGCGAGAGATCTCGCTCTCGTCGGCGAGGGAGTGCCACCGTGCGCTCCTGGACGCCGGGTTCAAGACGGTTGACCTGCTCGACCTCTCCGCCCGCGACCTCGTGGGCCGTCTCATGGGCGGAGGCTACGACGTGGCGTTCGTGGCGCTGCACGGGCGCTTCGGCGAGGACGGAAGCATCCAGGGACTTCTCGACATCCTGCACATCCCCTACACCTTCTCGGGCGTGGCGGCGTCCGCGGCGGCGGCCGAGAAGCAGATCGCCAAGGCGGTGTTCAAGGAGGCCGGCATCCCCGTCCCCGACGGCGTGGACCTGCCCGCCGGCGTGGAGCTGTCTGAGCGGGGTCTGGACTCGCTGATAGAGCGGCTGGGGCTCCCCCTGTTCGTGAAGCCGGCGGCCAACGGGTCGAGCTTCGGCGTCACGCGCGTGACCGAGCGCGGCGAGCTGGCCGAGGCGATTCGACTCGCGGGGAGCGAGGGCGGCCGCGTGCTCGTTGAGAGCTGCGTCGAGGGGGTCGAGATCACCGTGCCGGTGCTGGGCAACGCCGACGCCCACGCGCTGCCCGTGGTCGAGATCGTGACCGGGGCCGAGTTCTACGACCTGAAGGTCAAGTACGAGCCCTCCTCTCTGCACCACGTCATTCCGGCGCGCCTGGAACCGGGCGTCTACGCGCGCGCCCAGGAGCTTGCGGTCCGCGCCCACCACGCCCTTGGCTGCCGCGGATGCTCGCGCAGCGACTTCATCGTGCGCGCGGACGGGACCCCCGTGATCCTGGAGACCAACACGATTCCCGGCATGACGGCGTCGAGCCTCCTTCCCGACTCCGCCCGCCACGGAGGAATCGAGTTCCCCGAGCTGTGCGCCCGCTTTGTGGAGTACGCGCTCGAGGACGACGAGAAGAGCAGCTAG
- the rlmN gene encoding 23S rRNA (adenine(2503)-C(2))-methyltransferase RlmN, with the protein MTESNGTGAEKSERRDVHTLTGGELREMLAGLGQPAFRAKQIEEWVWSKNARSFDEMTNLPKALREMLSERLVMGAAEEVARQASADGSRKYLLRLADGVTVECVGMPSRGRLAVCASTQAGCAMGCAFCATGRSGLARSLTDAEIYEQVMHVRDDFGERVTSVVLMGQGEPFMNYDATLAALRRLNSPEGAGIGARHLTVSTCGVIPQIMRFANEPEQFTLAVSLHSAVQKTRNALMPGVRKYSLVNLYDAMGTYVSKTGRRPTYEYALIGGVNDTDSELQALCDFCEGTLAHVNLIQLNEVEGSKFHPSTEARAGDFVRALARVGIEATVRASRGADIDAACGQLKQRVGRVRSS; encoded by the coding sequence ATGACCGAGAGCAACGGCACCGGGGCCGAGAAGAGCGAGCGACGCGACGTCCACACCCTCACGGGCGGGGAGCTTCGCGAGATGCTCGCCGGGTTGGGCCAGCCCGCCTTTCGGGCAAAGCAGATCGAGGAGTGGGTGTGGTCCAAGAACGCCCGCTCCTTCGACGAGATGACCAATCTCCCCAAGGCTCTGCGCGAGATGCTCTCCGAGCGCCTCGTGATGGGGGCGGCCGAGGAGGTCGCGCGGCAGGCCTCGGCCGACGGAAGCCGCAAGTACCTGCTTCGCCTCGCCGACGGGGTCACCGTGGAGTGCGTGGGCATGCCCTCTCGCGGGCGTCTTGCCGTCTGCGCGTCGACACAGGCTGGATGTGCGATGGGCTGCGCGTTCTGCGCCACGGGTCGCTCCGGCCTCGCGCGCTCCCTCACTGATGCCGAGATCTACGAGCAGGTCATGCACGTGCGCGACGACTTCGGCGAGCGCGTCACGAGCGTCGTGCTCATGGGTCAGGGCGAGCCTTTCATGAACTATGACGCCACGCTCGCCGCGCTGCGTCGCCTGAACTCCCCCGAGGGCGCCGGCATCGGCGCACGCCATCTCACGGTCTCTACCTGTGGCGTCATCCCGCAGATCATGCGCTTCGCCAACGAGCCCGAGCAGTTCACGCTCGCGGTGTCGCTCCACTCGGCCGTCCAGAAGACGAGAAACGCGCTCATGCCGGGCGTGCGCAAGTACTCGCTCGTCAACCTCTACGACGCGATGGGGACCTATGTGTCCAAGACCGGTCGTCGCCCCACCTACGAGTATGCGCTCATTGGCGGGGTCAACGACACCGACAGCGAGCTACAGGCCCTCTGCGACTTCTGCGAGGGCACACTCGCTCATGTCAACCTCATCCAGCTGAACGAGGTCGAGGGATCCAAGTTCCACCCCTCCACCGAGGCGCGCGCGGGCGACTTTGTCCGCGCTCTCGCCCGCGTTGGCATCGAGGCCACGGTACGCGCGTCGCGCGGCGCCGACATCGACGCCGCCTGCGGCCAGCTCAAGCAGCGCGTGGGGCGCGTCCGCTCCTCCTAG
- a CDS encoding ParB/RepB/Spo0J family partition protein has protein sequence MAKKSGLGKGLGLLVGEADAETAGMRPDSTLSIKEIQPNKGQPRKRFKAEELAELTDSIKQNGILQPLLVRRSGDHYEIVAGERRYQAARAAGLTEVPVVIREISDDDVFKLALIENLQRSDLTPLEEARGYRQLIKDKGLTQEELAKILSKSRSAITNTIRLLDLPKEVQELVDEGNLSAGHARAILAVPSEDGRIRLARKVVDERLSVRQTESLAPLFSVTENTERAVRVPTPQSFKRAARQMRVALDTNVKVKSVRGKNKIEIEFSDEEQLAHIVDLLAGPGTWTE, from the coding sequence GTGGCTAAGAAGAGCGGATTAGGAAAGGGTCTTGGTCTTCTTGTCGGTGAGGCAGATGCTGAGACTGCGGGCATGCGGCCAGATTCAACGCTTTCGATCAAAGAGATACAACCGAACAAGGGCCAGCCGAGAAAGCGCTTCAAGGCGGAGGAGCTTGCGGAGCTGACGGATTCGATCAAACAGAACGGCATCCTCCAACCGCTCCTTGTTCGGCGAAGTGGTGACCACTATGAGATCGTCGCCGGCGAGCGCCGCTACCAGGCGGCACGCGCTGCGGGGCTGACCGAGGTCCCTGTCGTCATTCGAGAGATCTCTGACGACGATGTGTTCAAGCTTGCGCTGATTGAGAACCTCCAACGATCAGACCTCACACCCCTTGAGGAGGCTCGTGGATATCGACAGCTGATCAAGGACAAGGGACTCACCCAGGAGGAGCTCGCGAAGATTCTGTCCAAGTCCCGCTCGGCGATCACGAACACCATACGTCTTCTCGACCTTCCCAAGGAGGTTCAGGAGCTCGTTGACGAGGGTAACCTGTCTGCCGGGCACGCCCGGGCGATCCTTGCCGTCCCAAGCGAGGATGGCCGCATCAGGCTTGCAAGAAAGGTCGTTGACGAGCGTTTGTCGGTTCGTCAGACAGAAAGTCTCGCACCACTGTTTTCTGTCACCGAGAACACCGAGCGCGCAGTGAGGGTACCGACGCCACAGTCCTTCAAGCGCGCGGCCAGACAGATGAGGGTCGCCCTGGACACCAATGTGAAGGTGAAGAGCGTCCGTGGCAAGAACAAGATTGAGATTGAGTTCTCGGACGAGGAGCAGCTTGCACATATCGTCGACTTGCTTGCCGGACCGGGGACGTGGACAGAGTGA
- a CDS encoding helicase C-terminal domain-containing protein, with protein MAESNGATIEAMLPPTAPTEVRERYLSLARRAAAADFGPLEEDVVVIDTETTGLSFKDCDLIEISAARLSGREVVERFETFVDPGTPIPPEIERLTGIRSIDVAGAPDARTAVVALADFVAGSPVLAHNATFDRTFIEAVPGGADVSDTWIDTLSLSRIALPLLSTHRLADMAEAFGCAAVTHRSSDDVDALCGMWPILLRALADLPRGLLARLASMHPEVDWPFRPVFSYLAGPGSAELDARPFSLREVRGALVATLGGDQRADAASLEHRWAPSAGEVEREFAPGGAVSRMYDRMETRPEQVAMAREVAEALATGTHRAIEAGTGVGKSVAYLLPEALYALRNHVSVGVATKTNALTDQLVSHELPALSEALGGGLTYTSLKGYEHYPCLRRLDRAAEDPLPLSEVPHDGRSDNAVSCDMLTAIAVTYAFACQAPEGDLDALGIRWRYVPRGMLTVSSGECLRGRCPYFSGTCLLHGARRRAGCSDVVVTNHSLLLCDVEAEGRILPPIRDWVVDEAHGFESEARRQWAVEVSGADARAVLERLGGTQTGALHAAMVEAMGLEGSTPMVGLLAKAAASASRSAAALGDLFAAVHGLAALARGDGGYDTVTLWLDATARASEEWAAVRDAAAGAEDALDETVRTLADASAAMEAQAPQQATDLADYARELRDLLAGIRLVCEGSDESYVYSAQLARSRRRMAGERLVAEKLDVGADLASRWLPEMESVVFTSATIAVGDDFAHFDRGVGLSALPDGAHRDVRLDSSFDFDAHMSVVVTGDLPAPSERGYLEALTELLLDVHTAMGGSVLTLFTNRRDMERVYDALRPRLAAAGLDLACQERGSSPRRLRQRFMAEKSLSLLALRSFWEGFDAAGDTLRCVVIPKLPFASPTDPLVREREAREERAWWRYSLPEAVLSVKQAAGRLIRSATDTGVLVLADSRVASKRYGSLFVKSLPSSNVSRLEAANVGRYLRIWRASHE; from the coding sequence ATGGCAGAGAGCAACGGCGCGACGATCGAGGCGATGCTGCCGCCCACGGCGCCGACGGAGGTCCGCGAGCGCTACCTGAGCCTCGCCCGCCGCGCGGCGGCGGCCGACTTCGGGCCGCTCGAGGAGGACGTGGTGGTCATCGACACCGAGACCACCGGGCTCTCGTTCAAGGACTGCGACCTCATAGAGATCTCCGCCGCGCGTCTCAGCGGGCGCGAGGTCGTCGAGCGCTTCGAGACCTTCGTGGACCCGGGCACGCCGATTCCTCCCGAGATAGAGCGCCTGACCGGCATCCGCAGCATCGACGTCGCCGGCGCCCCCGACGCCCGGACCGCCGTGGTGGCCCTCGCGGACTTTGTCGCCGGCAGCCCCGTCCTGGCGCACAACGCCACGTTCGACCGGACCTTCATCGAGGCGGTTCCCGGCGGGGCCGACGTGAGCGACACCTGGATCGACACGCTCTCGCTCTCGAGGATCGCGCTGCCGCTGCTCTCCACCCACCGTCTCGCCGACATGGCCGAGGCCTTCGGGTGCGCCGCGGTCACGCATCGGTCGTCTGACGACGTGGACGCGCTCTGCGGCATGTGGCCGATTCTGCTGCGCGCCCTCGCGGACCTGCCGCGGGGGCTCCTCGCGCGCCTGGCGTCGATGCACCCCGAGGTCGACTGGCCGTTCCGCCCGGTGTTCTCGTATCTTGCCGGCCCGGGGTCCGCCGAGCTCGACGCACGGCCCTTCTCGCTGCGCGAGGTCCGCGGCGCGCTGGTCGCCACGCTCGGGGGCGACCAGCGCGCGGACGCGGCGTCCCTGGAGCACAGGTGGGCGCCGAGCGCGGGGGAGGTCGAGCGGGAGTTCGCCCCGGGCGGGGCAGTCTCGCGCATGTACGACCGCATGGAGACCCGGCCCGAGCAGGTGGCGATGGCGCGCGAGGTGGCGGAGGCGCTGGCCACGGGCACGCACCGGGCCATCGAGGCGGGGACGGGTGTGGGCAAGTCCGTTGCCTACCTGCTGCCCGAGGCCCTCTACGCGCTGCGAAACCACGTGAGCGTCGGGGTGGCAACCAAGACCAACGCCCTGACCGACCAGCTCGTCTCGCACGAGCTGCCGGCGCTCTCGGAGGCGCTCGGCGGGGGGCTCACCTACACCAGCCTGAAGGGATACGAGCACTATCCCTGCCTGCGCCGCCTGGACCGCGCCGCGGAGGACCCCCTGCCGCTCTCGGAGGTCCCGCATGACGGGCGCTCCGACAACGCCGTCTCCTGCGACATGCTCACGGCGATCGCGGTGACCTACGCCTTTGCGTGCCAGGCCCCCGAGGGGGACCTCGACGCGCTGGGCATCCGATGGCGCTACGTGCCCCGCGGCATGCTCACGGTCTCGTCGGGCGAGTGCCTGCGCGGACGCTGCCCGTACTTCTCGGGAACGTGCCTTCTGCACGGCGCCCGCCGCCGCGCGGGGTGCTCGGACGTGGTGGTGACCAACCACTCGCTGCTCCTGTGCGACGTCGAGGCCGAGGGGAGGATTCTCCCCCCGATACGCGACTGGGTGGTCGACGAGGCGCACGGCTTTGAGTCGGAGGCTCGCAGGCAGTGGGCCGTCGAGGTCTCCGGCGCCGACGCGCGCGCCGTGCTCGAGCGCCTCGGCGGCACGCAGACCGGCGCGCTGCACGCCGCGATGGTCGAGGCGATGGGGCTTGAGGGCTCCACGCCCATGGTGGGCCTGCTCGCGAAGGCCGCGGCCTCCGCGTCTCGCTCCGCCGCGGCCCTGGGGGACCTGTTTGCGGCGGTGCACGGGCTCGCGGCGCTGGCCCGAGGCGACGGCGGCTACGACACGGTGACGCTGTGGCTGGACGCGACGGCACGCGCAAGCGAGGAATGGGCGGCGGTGCGCGACGCCGCCGCCGGCGCCGAGGACGCCCTGGACGAGACCGTGCGCACCCTCGCGGACGCCTCCGCGGCAATGGAGGCGCAGGCGCCGCAGCAGGCGACCGACCTCGCGGACTACGCCCGCGAGCTGCGCGACCTTCTCGCCGGCATACGACTCGTCTGCGAGGGATCGGACGAGAGCTACGTCTACTCGGCGCAGCTCGCACGGAGCCGCCGCCGCATGGCGGGCGAGCGGCTGGTGGCCGAGAAGCTCGACGTGGGCGCCGACCTCGCGAGCCGCTGGCTGCCCGAAATGGAGAGCGTCGTCTTCACCTCGGCCACCATCGCGGTGGGTGACGACTTTGCGCACTTCGACCGCGGCGTGGGGCTGTCCGCGCTGCCGGACGGCGCGCATCGTGACGTGCGGCTGGACTCCAGCTTTGACTTTGACGCCCACATGTCCGTGGTGGTGACCGGGGACCTGCCGGCGCCGAGCGAGCGAGGCTACCTCGAGGCGCTCACGGAGCTGCTCCTCGACGTGCACACGGCCATGGGTGGGTCGGTCCTGACGCTGTTCACCAACAGGCGCGACATGGAGCGCGTCTATGACGCGCTGCGGCCGCGCCTCGCCGCGGCCGGGCTCGACCTCGCATGCCAGGAGCGGGGCAGCTCGCCGCGACGGCTGCGCCAGCGCTTCATGGCCGAGAAGAGCCTCTCGCTGCTGGCGCTGCGCTCGTTCTGGGAGGGGTTCGACGCGGCCGGGGACACGCTGCGCTGCGTGGTCATCCCCAAGCTGCCCTTTGCGAGCCCGACCGACCCGCTCGTCCGCGAGCGCGAGGCGCGCGAGGAGCGCGCCTGGTGGCGCTACTCGCTGCCGGAGGCCGTGCTGTCGGTGAAGCAGGCCGCCGGGCGCCTCATCCGCAGCGCGACGGACACTGGCGTGCTCGTGCTGGCCGACTCCCGCGTGGCGAGCAAGCGCTACGGGAGCCTGTTCGTGAAGTCGCTGCCGTCAAGCAACGTCTCCCGGCTCGAGGCGGCCAACGTCGGGCGTTACCTCAGGATCTGGCGCGCGAGCCACGAGTGA
- a CDS encoding ParA family protein encodes MGYKDVKRGLPQRDSRVIAVINQKGGVGKSTTVINLSACLGENKKKVLVVDFDPQGNSTSGYGIEKEELEHDIYDVILHDYPIEEAIMETCESNVFIVPATIQLATAEIELVTAMARESVLKDAISKVKDEFDYVLIDCPPSLGLLTINALIASNSLLIPIQCEYYALEGVAKLLESMQMVKRRMNPDLEIFGVLMTMFDSRTTLSKQVVDEVREYFGKKMFNTIIPRNVKVSEAPSHGMPVVQYARVSKGSLAYMKLAKEVVARG; translated from the coding sequence ATGGGCTACAAAGACGTAAAGCGCGGACTTCCTCAGCGAGATAGCCGTGTCATAGCGGTTATCAACCAAAAAGGAGGAGTTGGGAAGTCAACAACGGTCATCAACCTCTCTGCATGTCTCGGGGAGAACAAGAAGAAGGTGCTGGTTGTTGACTTCGACCCACAGGGCAACTCAACAAGTGGCTATGGAATCGAGAAGGAAGAGCTCGAGCACGACATCTATGACGTGATTCTCCATGACTATCCGATAGAGGAAGCGATCATGGAGACGTGCGAGAGCAACGTGTTCATTGTTCCGGCAACGATTCAACTTGCGACAGCAGAAATCGAGCTCGTGACTGCAATGGCACGCGAGTCGGTTCTCAAGGATGCCATCTCAAAGGTGAAGGACGAGTTCGACTACGTGCTCATCGACTGTCCCCCTTCGCTCGGACTCCTGACGATCAATGCACTGATTGCGTCAAACTCTCTGCTGATTCCGATTCAGTGTGAGTATTACGCCCTTGAGGGCGTTGCAAAGCTTCTTGAGTCCATGCAAATGGTGAAGCGACGCATGAACCCGGATCTTGAGATCTTTGGCGTGCTCATGACCATGTTCGACAGCCGAACTACCCTCTCCAAGCAGGTAGTCGACGAGGTGCGTGAGTACTTTGGCAAGAAGATGTTCAACACGATTATCCCAAGAAACGTCAAGGTGTCAGAGGCACCAAGCCATGGGATGCCCGTCGTTCAGTATGCACGTGTGAGCAAGGGCTCCCTTGCCTATATGAAACTTGCGAAAGAGGTGGTCGCACGTGGCTAA